From Candidatus Nomurabacteria bacterium, one genomic window encodes:
- the dnaG gene encoding DNA primase — translation MSDAVQQIKDKLSILDVITPYVELHKAGKNFKGKSPFSSEKTPSFYVSPDRGMYYCFSTSQGGDMFSFVQAMEGVDFKEALKILADKAGVELVPEDPKKRSERERLYAALEAATVFYAEWLDQESEAAAYLKRRGVTPQTIAKWRIGYAPGPPKHGWRHVKEQLEAKGFTKDEILKAGLIKTTEGGKEPFDVFRDRVMFPMAEPSGKIVAFSGRILHPDDKAPKYVNSPETLLYKKSDLLFGYDKAKESIRKLNFSLIVEGQFDVVMCHQAGYGNTVAVSGTALTLHHVQLLERLSDRVVLALDADRAGINAMKKSASVMLGRGLDVKVAELPLGEDPADMIQKDPAQFKQVIGKSVHVIEFLLHVLRREIEDDRSFKLKARDEVLPFILLLPNRIDQEHFVGKVAEAIGTTADAIRFELDRLREQSSSREQTSVESEQRERTARPEVVVQVDTAQKSFVYLSAALQVIDAAISSKVEPEMKLISELTTLADPTDADIAGVIFMIEQHFASLPEHAVLEEIVAKLNQFKTYAIKKRLAELRQELQAAEDAQNDNRVAELLNEIKVCETKRREPAYESDSFLKIRD, via the coding sequence ATGAGCGATGCGGTGCAGCAGATCAAAGACAAACTCAGTATTCTGGACGTTATCACGCCGTACGTTGAGCTACACAAAGCAGGAAAGAACTTTAAAGGTAAGTCACCGTTTTCTTCTGAGAAGACGCCGTCGTTTTACGTCTCACCTGACCGTGGGATGTACTACTGTTTTTCTACCTCGCAGGGCGGCGATATGTTCAGCTTTGTGCAGGCGATGGAAGGAGTTGATTTCAAAGAAGCGCTGAAGATCTTGGCCGACAAGGCAGGAGTAGAGCTGGTGCCTGAAGATCCAAAAAAGCGCAGTGAGCGAGAGCGGTTGTACGCGGCGCTTGAGGCGGCGACAGTGTTTTATGCGGAGTGGCTTGATCAAGAATCAGAAGCAGCAGCATATCTCAAGCGCCGCGGAGTGACTCCGCAGACCATTGCAAAGTGGCGGATCGGCTACGCGCCCGGCCCGCCTAAGCACGGCTGGCGACACGTGAAAGAGCAGCTCGAAGCAAAAGGCTTTACGAAAGACGAGATTCTCAAGGCTGGACTCATCAAGACTACCGAAGGCGGGAAAGAACCATTTGACGTCTTTCGTGATCGGGTGATGTTTCCGATGGCAGAGCCAAGTGGTAAAATCGTTGCCTTTTCAGGACGCATTCTGCATCCTGATGATAAAGCACCGAAGTACGTAAACTCACCAGAGACACTACTCTATAAAAAGTCTGATCTACTATTTGGCTACGACAAAGCAAAGGAGAGTATCCGCAAGCTCAATTTCTCACTGATCGTTGAAGGGCAGTTTGATGTGGTGATGTGCCATCAGGCCGGCTACGGTAATACAGTAGCGGTGTCTGGTACAGCACTCACGCTCCATCATGTACAGCTCCTGGAGCGACTCTCTGATCGAGTCGTGCTTGCGCTCGATGCTGATCGCGCCGGCATTAATGCCATGAAAAAAAGTGCATCGGTTATGCTCGGTCGCGGACTTGATGTAAAAGTAGCAGAGTTACCACTCGGCGAAGATCCGGCTGATATGATTCAAAAGGATCCGGCGCAGTTTAAGCAGGTGATCGGGAAGTCAGTGCATGTGATCGAATTTTTACTGCATGTACTACGACGGGAGATCGAGGATGATCGATCATTCAAGCTAAAGGCACGCGATGAGGTGTTGCCATTTATCTTGCTGCTACCTAATCGGATCGATCAGGAGCACTTTGTCGGTAAGGTAGCCGAAGCGATCGGTACGACAGCTGACGCGATCCGGTTTGAGCTTGATCGACTTCGTGAGCAGTCGAGTTCGAGAGAACAGACGTCAGTAGAGTCCGAGCAAAGGGAACGAACTGCTCGGCCTGAGGTGGTGGTGCAGGTGGACACGGCGCAGAAGTCGTTCGTGTATCTGTCGGCCGCACTGCAGGTTATTGACGCAGCTATTTCTAGTAAAGTTGAACCAGAAATGAAGTTGATCAGTGAGCTGACCACTCTGGCTGACCCGACTGACGCCGATATTGCGGGGGTGATCTTTATGATCGAGCAGCATTTTGCTAGCTTACCTGAGCATGCCGTCCTTGAAGAGATAGTCGCAAAGCTTAATCAGTTTAAAACGTATGCGATCAAGAAACGATTGGCTGAATTGCGACAGGAACTGCAAGCTGCAGAAGATGCACAGAATGACAATCGTGTGGCGGAGCTACTTAATGAGATAAAAGTTTGTGAAACAAAACGACGGGAGCCGGCGTATGAATCAGACAGTTTCCTTAAGATTAGGGACTAG
- a CDS encoding MgtC/SapB family protein gives MFIELSKYFVPVLVAALVGGLIGIEREYRDKSAGFRTMILIAVGSALFMIMAQIIGDPQKETGRIAAAIVTGVGFLGAGVIIKDGATIGGITTAATIWLVASLGMAAGAGEYPLVTAVTLLAMAVLWLLPPFERWLDRLHEFLEVRVTIKNTDAAEDDILDIFDECGVQVVHIRRSRTSASERTVYIKAKMTPAKRQALSEILVSEKGVLAFDA, from the coding sequence ATGTTTATTGAACTTTCCAAGTACTTTGTACCGGTGCTCGTAGCTGCGCTTGTGGGTGGGCTTATTGGTATCGAACGAGAGTATCGTGATAAGAGTGCTGGGTTTCGCACGATGATCCTTATCGCAGTTGGTTCTGCACTCTTTATGATCATGGCGCAGATCATTGGTGATCCACAAAAAGAAACCGGCCGAATCGCTGCTGCAATTGTGACCGGTGTTGGTTTCCTTGGTGCGGGTGTGATCATCAAAGACGGTGCAACTATTGGCGGTATCACTACAGCTGCTACCATCTGGCTCGTTGCGTCGCTCGGTATGGCGGCGGGAGCTGGTGAGTATCCATTGGTGACTGCTGTGACGCTACTAGCGATGGCGGTGCTGTGGCTTTTGCCGCCATTTGAGCGCTGGCTCGATCGTTTGCATGAATTCCTTGAGGTGCGCGTAACGATCAAAAATACCGATGCTGCAGAAGATGATATTCTCGACATCTTCGATGAATGTGGTGTGCAGGTGGTACATATTCGACGATCTCGAACATCTGCAAGTGAGCGGACTGTCTATATCAAGGCCAAGATGACACCAGCCAAGCGGCAAGCTCTCAGCGAGATCTTGGTTTCAGAGAAGGGAGTCCTTGCATTTGATGCGTAA
- the rpoC gene encoding DNA-directed RNA polymerase subunit beta': MSNESTFQKTDFKKPAPVPTNYTGVSLKLASPEQILDWSWGEVTKPETINYRTQRPEKHGLFDERIFGPVEDYECSCKKYRGIRYKGITCEKCGVEVTRAIVRRERMGHIDLCVPVSHIWFLRGVPSRIAMILGITASSVEKVIYFAGYIVTKVSEADRARILSELDTEFKTKLKSLTNDEAREALKSRMDEVKKEVDSIQQGVVLDEASFHKFSIKYSTLFEARIGAEAIYDLFKEIDLAKLVDELEDRYTKAGAMERAKLDKRLALIRGMLHAGVRPEWLFLTRIPVVPPAIRPMVALEGGRHASSDLNDLYRRVINRNNRLKKLIDIQAPDVILRNEKRIMQEAVDALIDNSIRHGGGAYSVMSAAQRRPLKSLSDYLKSKQGYFRQNLLGKRVDYSGRSVIVIGPELALDQCGLPKHMALELFRPFVIAELLKQELAYNIRGAGRLIEDGVPEVWAILEDIIKGKHVMLNRAPTLHRQGIQAFRPVLIEGNAIQVHPLVCRAFNADFDGDQMAVHVPLSEEAQMEAKEIISANHNILKPGSSEPVVSEKLLDMALGAYWMTKVVEGAQGEGKYFSSPNDAINAYDYGVIDFRAKVKVLATDTPKYAQFDGQLFETTVGRLLFNSVLPSDHDFINDVIVQKTLFQIIIDIIDDRGAEAVPPIVDRLKKFGFRYATVSGTTWGIDEVVVPEAKAAIVAGARDEEREVIEHYEEGLLSRDERRRMIVEIWHRAKTEIEKALPETLSEDGSAYEMWKSGARGSLGQIAQMAGMKGLIVNTRGETLETPVISSMKEGLSPIEYFNTTHGSRKGLADTALQTAKAGYLTRRLFVVAQDAIVTEANCKTKAGTTINRISASGIEISFAKAIKGRILAEDAVDTKGNVIFKKGHLLSRRDAIAVEESTCESVVVRSPMTCKTLRGVCQQCYGIDLTTNDLVDIGEAVGTVAAQAIGEPGTQLTMNTKHAGGAASAGGDVTQGLPRVEEVFEKRQPKIPAVICKYSGVVKEIRTEGREKVIVVAPDMTAPGAPKKKDNNEYEVHFRRVVAVSKGDDVVAGQLLTDGSALLPELFKFGGQEVTQDYIISEVNKIYELQGVTIARKHIELIVKQMMSRMKVTSRGESRFTNGEVVEEWIMQEENEKLKAEGKEIAKGDRLILGITETSLSRKSFLSAASFQNTTRVLINAAVKGSSDNLAGLMENVIIGKLIPAGSGFEGSKKHEMIKELQAGRD; this comes from the coding sequence ATGTCTAACGAATCAACATTCCAGAAAACTGATTTCAAGAAGCCTGCACCCGTGCCAACCAACTACACAGGCGTGAGCCTGAAGCTGGCGTCACCTGAACAGATCCTCGACTGGTCTTGGGGTGAGGTGACCAAGCCAGAAACCATCAACTACCGAACTCAGCGTCCAGAGAAGCACGGTCTTTTCGATGAACGTATCTTCGGTCCAGTTGAAGACTACGAATGTAGTTGTAAGAAGTACCGTGGTATCCGCTACAAGGGTATTACTTGTGAAAAGTGTGGAGTAGAGGTTACTCGCGCAATTGTACGTCGTGAACGCATGGGCCACATCGACCTTTGTGTGCCAGTGTCTCACATATGGTTCCTTCGTGGTGTGCCAAGTCGCATCGCGATGATCCTTGGTATCACTGCCTCATCAGTAGAGAAAGTGATCTACTTTGCAGGTTATATCGTGACCAAGGTGAGCGAAGCTGATCGGGCACGTATCCTGTCTGAGCTCGATACTGAATTCAAGACCAAGCTCAAGTCGCTCACCAACGATGAAGCACGTGAAGCACTCAAGTCACGCATGGATGAAGTGAAAAAGGAGGTCGACAGTATTCAGCAGGGTGTGGTACTTGATGAAGCAAGTTTCCACAAGTTCTCGATCAAGTACTCAACCCTCTTTGAAGCACGTATTGGTGCGGAAGCGATCTACGACCTTTTCAAGGAGATCGATCTTGCGAAGCTGGTTGACGAACTCGAAGATCGCTACACTAAGGCTGGTGCAATGGAACGAGCAAAGCTCGATAAGCGTCTCGCACTCATTCGCGGTATGCTCCACGCCGGAGTACGTCCTGAATGGCTCTTCCTGACTCGTATCCCAGTGGTACCACCGGCAATCCGTCCGATGGTGGCACTTGAAGGTGGACGTCACGCGTCTTCAGACCTCAACGACCTATACCGTCGCGTGATCAACCGTAACAACCGTCTCAAGAAGCTGATCGACATCCAGGCTCCAGACGTGATCCTTCGCAACGAAAAGCGAATCATGCAGGAGGCAGTCGACGCACTCATCGACAACTCAATCCGTCATGGAGGTGGTGCGTACTCAGTCATGAGTGCCGCACAGCGTCGTCCACTGAAGTCTCTCTCTGACTACCTTAAGTCAAAGCAGGGCTACTTCCGTCAGAACTTGCTCGGTAAGCGAGTGGACTACTCAGGACGTTCAGTGATTGTGATCGGTCCTGAGCTCGCGCTCGACCAGTGTGGTCTGCCGAAGCATATGGCACTCGAGCTTTTCCGTCCGTTTGTGATCGCAGAGCTTTTGAAGCAAGAACTTGCCTACAACATTCGTGGTGCTGGTCGTCTCATTGAAGACGGGGTGCCAGAAGTATGGGCAATTCTCGAAGATATTATTAAAGGTAAGCACGTGATGTTGAACCGTGCGCCAACACTCCATCGTCAGGGTATTCAGGCATTCCGTCCGGTACTGATCGAGGGTAACGCGATTCAGGTACACCCACTCGTTTGTCGCGCGTTTAACGCGGACTTCGACGGTGACCAGATGGCGGTTCACGTACCACTCTCAGAAGAGGCACAGATGGAAGCAAAAGAGATCATTTCTGCAAACCACAACATCCTCAAGCCAGGATCTTCAGAACCAGTGGTGTCTGAAAAGCTGCTTGATATGGCGCTTGGTGCGTACTGGATGACTAAGGTAGTTGAAGGTGCACAAGGAGAAGGTAAGTACTTCTCGTCACCAAACGACGCGATCAACGCGTACGACTACGGAGTGATCGACTTCCGCGCGAAGGTAAAGGTGCTTGCAACCGACACTCCAAAGTACGCTCAGTTTGATGGACAGCTGTTTGAAACTACTGTCGGACGACTTCTCTTCAACTCAGTACTGCCAAGTGATCATGACTTCATCAACGATGTGATCGTACAGAAGACACTCTTCCAGATCATCATCGATATTATTGATGATCGTGGTGCTGAAGCAGTGCCACCGATCGTTGACCGTCTTAAGAAGTTTGGTTTCCGCTACGCGACTGTCTCAGGAACTACCTGGGGTATCGACGAAGTGGTCGTACCAGAAGCGAAGGCAGCGATCGTTGCTGGAGCGCGAGACGAGGAGCGTGAAGTTATCGAGCACTACGAAGAAGGTTTGCTTTCACGCGACGAGCGCCGTCGTATGATCGTCGAGATCTGGCACCGCGCGAAGACCGAGATCGAAAAGGCGCTACCAGAGACACTTTCTGAAGACGGTTCTGCTTACGAAATGTGGAAGTCTGGTGCTCGAGGTTCACTCGGCCAGATCGCACAGATGGCGGGTATGAAGGGTCTGATCGTGAACACTCGTGGTGAGACACTCGAAACTCCGGTTATCTCATCTATGAAGGAAGGACTGTCACCGATCGAGTACTTCAACACGACTCACGGTTCACGTAAGGGTCTCGCCGACACGGCGCTCCAGACTGCAAAGGCTGGATACCTGACTCGTCGTCTCTTCGTTGTAGCACAAGATGCGATCGTGACTGAGGCAAATTGTAAGACTAAGGCTGGTACCACTATCAACCGTATCTCAGCGTCTGGTATCGAGATTTCATTCGCGAAGGCGATCAAGGGACGTATCCTCGCTGAAGACGCGGTCGACACGAAGGGTAATGTGATCTTTAAGAAGGGTCATTTGCTCTCACGTCGCGATGCGATCGCGGTGGAAGAATCAACTTGTGAATCAGTGGTGGTGCGTTCACCAATGACCTGTAAGACACTCCGCGGAGTTTGTCAGCAGTGTTACGGTATCGACCTCACTACCAACGATCTCGTTGATATTGGTGAAGCAGTCGGTACAGTGGCAGCGCAAGCGATCGGTGAGCCAGGTACACAGCTTACTATGAACACCAAGCACGCCGGAGGTGCTGCGTCAGCTGGTGGAGACGTGACCCAAGGTCTCCCTCGTGTGGAGGAAGTCTTTGAAAAGCGTCAGCCAAAGATCCCAGCGGTGATCTGTAAGTACTCTGGTGTCGTGAAGGAGATCCGTACCGAAGGTCGCGAGAAGGTGATCGTCGTAGCGCCAGATATGACTGCACCAGGTGCGCCAAAGAAGAAGGATAACAACGAATACGAAGTTCACTTCCGTCGTGTGGTAGCTGTCTCTAAGGGTGACGATGTCGTCGCTGGACAGCTCCTCACTGATGGTTCTGCACTTCTCCCTGAACTCTTCAAGTTTGGTGGACAGGAAGTAACTCAGGACTACATCATTTCTGAAGTAAACAAGATCTACGAACTCCAGGGTGTAACCATCGCACGTAAGCACATCGAGCTTATTGTGAAGCAGATGATGTCACGCATGAAGGTGACAAGCCGCGGCGAAAGCCGATTCACTAATGGTGAAGTGGTAGAGGAGTGGATCATGCAGGAAGAAAACGAGAAGCTGAAGGCAGAAGGTAAAGAGATCGCGAAGGGTGATCGACTCATCCTCGGTATCACCGAAACCTCACTCTCACGTAAGAGTTTCCTCTCAGCTGCATCATTCCAGAACACGACTCGCGTTCTCATCAACGCAGCTGTGAAGGGAAGTAGTGACAATCTCGCTGGTCTCATGGAAAACGTGATCATCGGTAAACTTATCCCAGCGGGATCAGGCTTCGAAGGATCAAAGAAGCATGAGATGATCAAAGAACTACAAGCAGGTCGCGACTAA
- a CDS encoding DNA-directed RNA polymerase subunit beta, producing MSKTDVKDQSIGHWPQRRFEKAAAPRIPLPDLIEPQRESYTWFVETALKEIFKEFSPIADYSEKKFELQFKKYEVGAPKYSPEFAKENKRTYEAPLRATVVLKNKTFDSEKDQEIFMTDIPVMTDNGTFIINGVERVIVPQLARSYGIFFTTNESKGKTYFGAKIIPARGAWVEIESEADGVIYVKIDRKKKFPITSLLRVLGLEKDAEMIKLMSKVERGEEYIKATLEKDPAKTTDEAYIEIYKRLRDGDLATVENAREFVDSIFSTERYDLSEIGRHHFNGRFGLPTDAKATAQRSVTIDDMQLILKQIIESNHDASALPDDIDHLGFRRVRYFGEMLQQRVRVGMTRMKRNIQDRMSTIEAETSLPMQIINPRPLQAAIKEFFTTNQLSQFSQQQNILAEVEHLRTLSALGPGGLTRERAGFEVRDVHPSHYGRLCPIHTPEGPNIGLILRLSMYSRVNRFGIIETPYMAVKKGKLTDEITYMNAHEEEGHTIAHAAVEVDDKGKIKNEFVEARYKGEPRIVSRDDIDYIDIATNQPFSVATSMIPFLNHDDANRTLMGSNMQKQSTPCVVQEAPIVATGVEGVAARDIGRVLYAREPGEVIEVDARMIVVKNNKGKKDEYPLTQLQRTNDFSAFAHRPAVSLGQKVKRGDLLADTTATDNGQIAVGQNARIAFMSWNGANYEDAIIISERLVKQAKFSTIHLDELEVAVRDTKLGPEVTTPDIPNVSEMKLRNLDETGVIRIGAEVRPGDILVGKVTPKGETQLTPEERLLRSIFGEKAKDVKDTSLRLEAGKRGRVIGVKIFSRENGDQLESGVIKKILITVAQVRNVSVGDKLAGRHGNKGVISRILPEEDMPYDENGDPVDILLTPLGVPSRMNLGQILEIHLGMAANTLGFQAIVPPFAGANEDDVKKQLVEAGLPEDGKIQLRDGLTGEEFAQKTAVGYMYILKLHHMVEDKIHMRSIGPYSLITQQPLGGKAQIGGQRFGEMEVWALLGYGAAYTLREMLTIKSDDIVGRSAAFDAIVRGEQISHPHTPAAFNVLLNQLRGLALDVHLEKEDTRRNYENA from the coding sequence ATGAGTAAAACTGATGTAAAGGATCAGTCAATCGGACACTGGCCACAGCGACGCTTCGAAAAAGCGGCTGCGCCACGTATCCCGTTACCTGACCTCATTGAGCCACAGCGTGAGTCATACACCTGGTTTGTAGAGACTGCACTCAAGGAGATCTTTAAGGAGTTTTCTCCGATCGCTGACTACTCAGAGAAGAAGTTTGAATTACAGTTTAAGAAGTACGAAGTGGGTGCGCCAAAGTACTCACCAGAGTTTGCGAAGGAAAATAAGCGCACCTACGAGGCGCCGCTTCGTGCAACAGTTGTACTAAAGAACAAGACGTTTGATTCTGAAAAGGACCAAGAGATCTTCATGACGGACATCCCAGTGATGACCGACAACGGTACCTTCATCATCAATGGTGTGGAGCGAGTGATCGTGCCACAGCTTGCGCGTAGTTACGGTATTTTCTTCACTACTAATGAATCTAAGGGAAAGACCTACTTCGGTGCGAAGATCATCCCAGCGCGTGGTGCGTGGGTGGAGATCGAATCTGAAGCTGATGGTGTGATCTATGTAAAGATCGACCGCAAGAAGAAGTTCCCGATCACTTCACTGCTTCGTGTGCTTGGACTCGAAAAGGATGCTGAAATGATCAAGCTCATGAGCAAGGTCGAGCGTGGTGAAGAATACATCAAGGCAACTCTTGAAAAAGATCCAGCGAAGACTACTGACGAAGCGTATATCGAGATCTACAAGCGTCTTCGTGACGGTGACCTCGCAACAGTAGAAAACGCTCGTGAGTTCGTGGATTCTATTTTCTCAACTGAGCGATACGACCTGTCAGAGATCGGTCGTCATCACTTCAATGGTCGTTTTGGTCTTCCAACTGACGCCAAGGCAACTGCACAGCGTTCAGTCACGATCGATGACATGCAGCTTATCTTGAAGCAGATCATCGAATCTAATCACGATGCGTCAGCACTACCAGATGACATCGACCACCTCGGTTTCCGTCGTGTGCGATACTTCGGTGAAATGCTCCAGCAGCGCGTGCGTGTCGGTATGACTCGCATGAAGCGAAACATCCAAGACCGTATGTCTACCATCGAAGCAGAGACATCTTTGCCGATGCAGATCATCAACCCACGTCCACTCCAGGCTGCGATCAAGGAATTCTTCACAACCAACCAGTTGTCACAATTCTCACAGCAGCAGAACATCCTCGCTGAGGTAGAACACCTCCGCACCCTTTCAGCGCTTGGTCCAGGCGGTCTCACTCGTGAGCGCGCTGGCTTTGAAGTACGTGACGTACACCCGAGTCACTACGGACGTCTCTGTCCGATCCACACCCCGGAAGGTCCAAACATTGGTCTTATTCTTCGTCTCTCAATGTACTCTCGCGTTAACCGCTTTGGTATCATCGAGACACCATACATGGCGGTGAAGAAGGGTAAGCTCACTGATGAGATCACCTACATGAACGCGCATGAAGAAGAAGGTCACACCATTGCACACGCAGCGGTGGAAGTAGATGATAAGGGCAAGATCAAGAATGAATTTGTGGAAGCTCGCTACAAGGGAGAGCCACGTATCGTCTCACGCGATGACATCGACTACATCGATATCGCAACCAACCAGCCATTCTCCGTGGCGACCTCAATGATTCCATTCCTCAACCACGACGACGCGAACCGTACGCTCATGGGATCAAACATGCAGAAGCAGTCAACTCCGTGTGTGGTGCAAGAAGCACCGATCGTCGCGACTGGTGTAGAAGGTGTAGCAGCACGAGACATTGGTCGTGTGCTCTATGCTCGTGAACCAGGTGAAGTGATCGAAGTTGACGCTCGTATGATCGTGGTGAAGAATAACAAGGGTAAGAAGGATGAATATCCACTCACTCAGTTGCAGCGGACCAACGACTTCTCAGCGTTTGCACATCGTCCAGCGGTATCGCTTGGACAGAAGGTGAAGCGTGGTGATCTCCTCGCCGACACCACCGCGACTGACAACGGTCAGATCGCCGTAGGTCAGAACGCACGTATTGCGTTTATGAGTTGGAACGGAGCAAACTACGAAGACGCGATCATCATTTCTGAGCGTCTTGTAAAGCAGGCAAAATTCTCAACCATCCACCTCGACGAACTTGAAGTGGCGGTACGAGACACCAAGCTTGGCCCAGAAGTAACCACTCCAGATATTCCAAACGTATCTGAAATGAAGCTCCGCAACCTCGACGAAACCGGTGTGATCCGCATTGGTGCAGAGGTGCGCCCAGGCGACATTCTCGTTGGTAAGGTGACCCCGAAGGGCGAAACCCAACTCACTCCAGAAGAGCGACTCCTTCGTTCGATCTTCGGTGAAAAGGCGAAGGATGTGAAGGATACTTCACTCCGACTCGAAGCCGGGAAGCGTGGTCGTGTGATCGGCGTAAAGATTTTCTCACGTGAAAATGGTGATCAGCTCGAAAGTGGTGTGATCAAGAAGATCCTTATTACGGTAGCCCAGGTACGTAACGTTTCAGTGGGTGACAAGCTTGCTGGTCGTCACGGTAACAAGGGTGTTATCTCACGTATTCTTCCAGAAGAAGATATGCCGTACGATGAAAACGGTGATCCAGTAGATATTCTCCTGACACCACTTGGTGTGCCGTCACGTATGAACCTTGGTCAGATCCTTGAGATTCACCTCGGTATGGCAGCCAATACCCTCGGCTTCCAGGCGATCGTGCCACCGTTTGCAGGAGCAAACGAAGACGACGTGAAGAAGCAGCTTGTAGAGGCTGGCCTTCCAGAAGACGGAAAGATCCAACTCCGCGATGGTCTCACTGGTGAGGAATTCGCACAGAAGACTGCGGTTGGATACATGTACATCTTGAAGCTGCACCACATGGTGGAAGACAAGATCCACATGCGTTCGATTGGTCCATACTCTCTTATTACCCAGCAGCCGCTTGGTGGTAAGGCACAGATCGGTGGACAGCGCTTTGGAGAAATGGAAGTGTGGGCGCTCCTTGGGTATGGTGCAGCCTACACACTCCGAGAGATGCTTACGATCAAGTCTGACGACATTGTTGGTCGCTCTGCAGCCTTCGATGCGATCGTACGAGGCGAGCAGATCTCACACCCACACACCCCAGCAGCCTTCAACGTCCTTCTCAATCAGCTGCGTGGTCTCGCACTCGATGTGCATCTTGAGAAAGAAGATACCCGACGTAATTATGAGAACGCTTAA
- a CDS encoding DUF4870 domain-containing protein — translation MEPQNNNEQMPQGTEPQTEPTNPTTEPTAESTQAQTEEKVMSDVSEYRTFAILGYILPFLFFLPLLDDKTKNVPYVRFHANQQLILLIAGVAVTFVHSMFLVMLSDIGLFVYQLLGLALLALVIYGAYNAYQGQEKELPYIGHFRILK, via the coding sequence ATGGAACCACAAAATAACAATGAGCAAATGCCACAAGGTACAGAACCTCAGACTGAACCGACCAATCCAACAACAGAACCGACCGCAGAATCAACCCAGGCACAGACGGAAGAGAAGGTGATGAGTGATGTCTCTGAGTACCGCACATTTGCAATACTTGGCTACATTCTGCCATTTCTCTTTTTCCTACCACTTCTAGATGATAAAACAAAAAATGTGCCGTACGTGCGCTTCCATGCCAATCAGCAACTGATCTTGCTCATTGCCGGGGTAGCGGTGACGTTTGTGCATAGTATGTTTCTGGTCATGTTGAGTGACATTGGTCTTTTTGTGTACCAATTACTCGGCTTGGCTCTATTAGCGCTTGTGATTTACGGCGCGTACAACGCGTATCAAGGACAAGAGAAAGAGTTGCCATACATTGGTCATTTCCGGATTTTGAAGTAA
- the trmD gene encoding tRNA (guanosine(37)-N1)-methyltransferase TrmD has product MQFHVVTLFPEVCEAYTSASVLGRAQKTEKGKGAKHRGKKIEVKYYNPRDFTKDKHRKVDDKPYGGGPGMVMKAEPIIKAWEKAVGRKKDHKKVKTLIMSPRGQAFSQARAKYYAKKYDHLVLISGRYEGIDARVKTALNAEEVSVGDYILTGGELPALAIIDATSRHIPGVLGEIDSLEDDRATTGETYTRPEVIEYKKKKLKVPEVFLSGDHKEIEKRRQQK; this is encoded by the coding sequence ATGCAATTCCATGTTGTTACATTATTCCCTGAAGTCTGTGAAGCGTACACGAGCGCGAGTGTGCTTGGGCGTGCGCAAAAGACCGAGAAGGGGAAGGGGGCGAAGCATCGCGGCAAGAAGATAGAAGTGAAATACTACAATCCACGCGACTTCACTAAGGATAAACATCGCAAGGTCGACGACAAGCCATATGGTGGCGGGCCGGGTATGGTCATGAAAGCCGAGCCAATCATAAAGGCTTGGGAGAAGGCGGTTGGTCGCAAGAAGGATCATAAGAAAGTGAAAACCTTGATCATGTCGCCGCGCGGGCAGGCTTTCAGCCAGGCCCGCGCGAAATACTACGCCAAAAAATACGACCACCTCGTGCTTATTAGTGGTCGCTACGAAGGGATCGATGCGCGGGTAAAAACGGCACTGAATGCTGAAGAGGTGAGTGTGGGTGACTACATTCTCACCGGCGGCGAATTGCCGGCGCTTGCGATCATCGATGCGACTTCACGGCACATACCAGGCGTGCTGGGTGAGATAGATTCGCTCGAAGACGATCGTGCGACAACGGGGGAGACATATACTCGCCCGGAGGTGATCGAGTATAAGAAAAAGAAACTCAAAGTACCCGAGGTCTTTCTGAGCGGAGATCATAAGGAGATAGAAAAAAGACGACAACAAAAATAG
- a CDS encoding NUDIX hydrolase — protein sequence MKKGFDFIGVAVTTMCHDGRGKYLLEHRSDKCRDEHFTWSPVGSGGIKFGETIEEAIHREVKEECNASVVAIEKLGIREVFREIDGKITHWIQHDFKVEIDPTEVQINEPEKCLELKWFALEDFPEPQHSQFPYFLKKYKDKL from the coding sequence ATGAAGAAAGGGTTTGATTTCATTGGTGTAGCGGTGACGACCATGTGTCACGATGGGCGAGGAAAGTATCTTCTTGAGCATCGGAGCGACAAGTGTCGTGATGAGCACTTTACCTGGAGTCCGGTTGGGAGCGGTGGAATTAAGTTTGGCGAGACGATCGAAGAGGCAATCCATCGAGAGGTGAAGGAAGAATGCAATGCGTCTGTAGTCGCGATCGAAAAACTGGGTATCCGTGAAGTGTTTCGTGAGATTGACGGGAAGATTACACACTGGATCCAGCATGATTTTAAAGTAGAGATTGATCCGACTGAAGTGCAGATAAATGAACCTGAGAAATGCCTTGAGCTCAAATGGTTTGCATTAGAAGATTTTCCAGAACCACAACACTCACAATTTCCGTATTTTTTGAAGAAATATAAAGATAAACTGTAG